In Meles meles chromosome 14, mMelMel3.1 paternal haplotype, whole genome shotgun sequence, a single window of DNA contains:
- the RAB20 gene encoding ras-related protein Rab-20 isoform X2, with protein sequence MWLSSMPQGRWHLAVCVPAALSSPSVLGQMNGQRKCIPGTQWKIIQPPKEGHSCGWREQFHGLGSLYCRGAAAIVLTYDVSHPQSLLELEDRFLGLTDTASTDCLFAIVGNKVDLVEDGATEGQEEDGSGLGTAGSGGSPKVPKLVQPEDAVALYRKILKYKMLDEKAVPAAEQMCFETSAKTGYNVDLLFETLFDMVVPMILRQRAQGPPQTVDISSHRTPGRTRSGCCA encoded by the exons ATGTGGCTGTCTTCCATGCCTCAGGGGAGATGGCATCTCGCAGTGTGTGTCCCTGCGGCACTGAGCTCCCCCAGTGTCCTTGGACAGATGAATGGGCAAAGAAAGTGTATCCCAGGCACACAATGGAAGATTATTCAGCCTCCAAAAGAAGGCCATTCCTGCGGAT GGCGGGAGCAGTTCCATGGCCTGGGATCCCTGTACTGCCGGGGCGCGGCCGCCATCGTCCTCACCTACGACGTGAGCCACCCGCAGAGCCTGCTGGAGTTGGAGGACAGGTTCCTGGGCCTCACGGACACGGCCAGCACGGACTGCCTCTTCGCCATCGTGGGCAACAAGGTGGACCTTGTCGAGGACGGGGCCACGGAGGGCCAGGAGGAGGACGGGTCCGGCCTCGGGACTGCCGGCAGCGGCGGGTCACCCAAAGTGCCCAAGCTGGTGCAGCCGGAGGACGCtgtggccctttacagaaagatCCTCAAGTACAAGATGCTGGACGAGAAGGCCGTGCCGGCGGCCGAGCAGATGTGCTTCGAGACCAGCGCGAAGACCGGCTACAACGTGGACCTGCTGTTCGAGACCTTGTTCGACATGGTGGTGCCCATGATCCTGCGGCAGAGAGCCCAGGGGCCGCCGCAGACCGTGGACATCAGCAGCCACAGGACGCCCGGACGGACTAGGTCCGGGTGCTGCGCCTGA
- the RAB20 gene encoding ras-related protein Rab-20 isoform X3, which produces MCGFWRLGRPGLTLQPGAPAEWREQFHGLGSLYCRGAAAIVLTYDVSHPQSLLELEDRFLGLTDTASTDCLFAIVGNKVDLVEDGATEGQEEDGSGLGTAGSGGSPKVPKLVQPEDAVALYRKILKYKMLDEKAVPAAEQMCFETSAKTGYNVDLLFETLFDMVVPMILRQRAQGPPQTVDISSHRTPGRTRSGCCA; this is translated from the exons ATGTGTGGCTTCTGGCGTCTTGGCCGGCCAGGCCTCACCCTGCAGCCCGGGGCCCCTGCGGAGT GGCGGGAGCAGTTCCATGGCCTGGGATCCCTGTACTGCCGGGGCGCGGCCGCCATCGTCCTCACCTACGACGTGAGCCACCCGCAGAGCCTGCTGGAGTTGGAGGACAGGTTCCTGGGCCTCACGGACACGGCCAGCACGGACTGCCTCTTCGCCATCGTGGGCAACAAGGTGGACCTTGTCGAGGACGGGGCCACGGAGGGCCAGGAGGAGGACGGGTCCGGCCTCGGGACTGCCGGCAGCGGCGGGTCACCCAAAGTGCCCAAGCTGGTGCAGCCGGAGGACGCtgtggccctttacagaaagatCCTCAAGTACAAGATGCTGGACGAGAAGGCCGTGCCGGCGGCCGAGCAGATGTGCTTCGAGACCAGCGCGAAGACCGGCTACAACGTGGACCTGCTGTTCGAGACCTTGTTCGACATGGTGGTGCCCATGATCCTGCGGCAGAGAGCCCAGGGGCCGCCGCAGACCGTGGACATCAGCAGCCACAGGACGCCCGGACGGACTAGGTCCGGGTGCTGCGCCTGA
- the RAB20 gene encoding ras-related protein Rab-20 isoform X4 — protein sequence MSFSFGDDGRSHRREQFHGLGSLYCRGAAAIVLTYDVSHPQSLLELEDRFLGLTDTASTDCLFAIVGNKVDLVEDGATEGQEEDGSGLGTAGSGGSPKVPKLVQPEDAVALYRKILKYKMLDEKAVPAAEQMCFETSAKTGYNVDLLFETLFDMVVPMILRQRAQGPPQTVDISSHRTPGRTRSGCCA from the exons ATGTCCTTCAGTTTTGGTGACGATGGACGAAGCCACC GGCGGGAGCAGTTCCATGGCCTGGGATCCCTGTACTGCCGGGGCGCGGCCGCCATCGTCCTCACCTACGACGTGAGCCACCCGCAGAGCCTGCTGGAGTTGGAGGACAGGTTCCTGGGCCTCACGGACACGGCCAGCACGGACTGCCTCTTCGCCATCGTGGGCAACAAGGTGGACCTTGTCGAGGACGGGGCCACGGAGGGCCAGGAGGAGGACGGGTCCGGCCTCGGGACTGCCGGCAGCGGCGGGTCACCCAAAGTGCCCAAGCTGGTGCAGCCGGAGGACGCtgtggccctttacagaaagatCCTCAAGTACAAGATGCTGGACGAGAAGGCCGTGCCGGCGGCCGAGCAGATGTGCTTCGAGACCAGCGCGAAGACCGGCTACAACGTGGACCTGCTGTTCGAGACCTTGTTCGACATGGTGGTGCCCATGATCCTGCGGCAGAGAGCCCAGGGGCCGCCGCAGACCGTGGACATCAGCAGCCACAGGACGCCCGGACGGACTAGGTCCGGGTGCTGCGCCTGA